One Ethanoligenens harbinense YUAN-3 genomic window carries:
- a CDS encoding helix-turn-helix transcriptional regulator, with product MMGLRIRALREDRDLNQQALADLLNISQTTYSRYIGQR from the coding sequence ATGATGGGCCTAAGAATACGAGCTTTGCGGGAAGACCGGGATTTGAACCAGCAGGCATTGGCCGATTTGTTAAACATCAGCCAAACGACTTACTCGCGTTACATTGGACAAAGGTGA
- a CDS encoding phage tail protein, whose product MSYLVDFKNVSTVGLESSPVAEPLAGLRANESRYFMNKYKHEFTVTPADESHESLEYVNRILKEERGIVFADRPLETSCFQVENIQFAYIFYESGLAVNVMYAVDDPKKRAVGFKLSEGMEIPKELEGKFKFARQKSKLAGMIRGSFFVIKGEYQ is encoded by the coding sequence ATGTCGTATCTTGTTGATTTTAAAAACGTATCGACGGTCGGTTTGGAGTCTTCCCCTGTGGCAGAGCCCCTTGCCGGTTTACGCGCGAACGAGTCCCGCTATTTTATGAACAAATACAAGCATGAATTTACGGTTACCCCGGCTGACGAAAGCCATGAAAGCCTGGAGTATGTGAACCGGATCCTGAAAGAAGAACGCGGCATTGTGTTTGCGGACAGGCCTTTGGAAACATCATGTTTTCAAGTGGAAAACATCCAATTTGCCTATATCTTTTATGAAAGCGGCCTTGCGGTCAATGTCATGTATGCAGTCGATGACCCCAAAAAGCGGGCTGTCGGATTCAAGCTTTCTGAGGGAATGGAGATACCCAAAGAATTGGAAGGCAAATTCAAATTTGCCCGTCAGAAATCCAAGTTGGCCGGAATGATCCGAGGCTCCTTTTTTGTAATCAAAGGAGAATACCAATAA
- a CDS encoding Arc family DNA-binding protein, whose product MSVKSLSIRIDEEILNKLHVVADYEGRSANSQILVLIRDCIESYEKAHGKIELNTQ is encoded by the coding sequence ATGTCTGTGAAAAGCCTTTCTATTCGCATTGATGAGGAAATTTTAAACAAGCTGCATGTGGTGGCCGACTACGAAGGCCGTTCTGCCAACAGCCAAATTCTGGTTTTAATTCGGGATTGCATTGAGAGCTATGAAAAAGCACATGGAAAAATTGAGCTGAACACACAATGA